A window of the Agrococcus jejuensis genome harbors these coding sequences:
- the nhaA gene encoding Na+/H+ antiporter NhaA produces MARGAGWAQAVIDRLRTESGSALLLVAVSLVALAWANSPWSQAYVDLWHTHAAVTIGDFAIDLSLHHWVNDGLMVIFFFLIGLEVREELAVGSLRQRSRALVPLVAGLVGVALPAIIYLAIAGREAPAGWGVVIGTDTAFLLGALALVGPRMSSQLRVFLLTLTVVDDFLAVAIIGVFYTDDVQLMPLGIALAALVILYLLGKARQWRSSPYVAVIVVLWAATLLSGIHPSLAGMAAGLLVPAAATERSDVLAAKYLFRDYWQSPDAGVARLVQRGLARSISVNQRLHEVLRGPVSLVIVPIFALANAGVDLRGGVLGEALTSPVTWGVVAGLTLGKFLGIGLGAWGAVRAGLGRLPDGVGPGSVAGGAALSGIGFTMSLLIISLAFDGPTADAATVGVLIALVLSWALGWLTFRVARTRLGETEADLPSTLEPEVDPDRDHVRGPEDAVLTVVEYLDFECPFCARATGMWTDLKQHFDGRIRYVVRHLPLDDVHPHARGAAIAAEAAARQDRFWEMHDVLFANQSALEAADLRRYAEQIGLDLDRYDEDILDEALAKRVRKHAQSAHESGARGTPTFFLNGTRHRGPHDARTMIAALEAWEPTVERRRS; encoded by the coding sequence ATGGCGCGAGGGGCTGGATGGGCGCAGGCCGTCATCGACAGGCTGCGGACGGAGTCGGGCAGCGCGCTGCTGCTCGTGGCGGTGTCGCTCGTGGCGCTCGCCTGGGCCAACTCGCCGTGGTCGCAGGCGTACGTCGACCTGTGGCACACGCACGCGGCGGTGACGATCGGCGACTTCGCGATCGACCTGAGCCTGCACCACTGGGTCAACGACGGCCTCATGGTGATCTTCTTCTTCCTCATCGGCCTCGAGGTGCGCGAGGAGCTCGCCGTCGGGTCGCTGCGGCAGCGCAGCCGCGCGCTCGTGCCGCTCGTCGCCGGACTCGTGGGCGTCGCCCTGCCGGCGATCATCTACCTCGCGATCGCCGGCCGTGAGGCGCCTGCCGGCTGGGGCGTCGTCATCGGCACCGACACGGCGTTCCTGCTCGGCGCGCTCGCGCTCGTCGGCCCGCGCATGTCGAGCCAGCTGCGCGTCTTCCTGCTCACGCTCACGGTCGTCGACGACTTCCTCGCCGTCGCGATCATCGGCGTCTTCTACACCGACGACGTGCAGCTCATGCCGCTCGGCATCGCGCTCGCGGCCCTCGTCATCCTGTACCTGCTCGGCAAGGCGCGGCAGTGGCGCTCGAGCCCGTACGTCGCCGTCATCGTCGTGCTGTGGGCGGCGACGCTGCTGTCGGGCATCCACCCGTCGCTCGCGGGCATGGCCGCCGGCCTGCTCGTGCCGGCGGCGGCGACGGAGCGCAGCGACGTGCTCGCCGCGAAGTACCTGTTCCGCGACTACTGGCAGTCGCCGGATGCGGGCGTCGCGCGCCTCGTGCAGCGCGGGCTCGCCAGGTCCATCTCGGTGAATCAGCGCCTCCATGAGGTGCTGCGCGGCCCGGTCTCGCTCGTGATCGTGCCGATCTTCGCGCTCGCGAACGCGGGCGTCGACCTGCGCGGCGGCGTGCTGGGCGAGGCGCTCACGAGCCCCGTGACGTGGGGCGTCGTCGCGGGCCTCACGCTCGGCAAGTTCCTGGGCATCGGCCTCGGCGCGTGGGGCGCGGTGCGCGCGGGCCTCGGCAGGCTGCCGGATGGCGTCGGTCCTGGCTCGGTCGCGGGCGGCGCCGCGCTGTCGGGCATCGGGTTCACGATGTCGCTGCTCATCATCTCCCTCGCCTTCGATGGGCCGACGGCCGACGCCGCGACCGTGGGCGTGCTCATCGCGCTCGTGCTGTCGTGGGCGCTCGGCTGGCTCACGTTCCGCGTCGCCCGCACGCGCCTCGGCGAGACCGAGGCGGACCTGCCGTCGACGCTCGAGCCCGAGGTCGACCCCGACAGGGACCACGTGCGCGGGCCAGAGGATGCCGTGCTGACGGTCGTCGAGTACCTCGACTTCGAGTGCCCGTTCTGCGCTCGCGCCACGGGCATGTGGACCGACCTCAAGCAGCACTTCGACGGCCGCATCCGCTACGTCGTGCGGCACCTGCCGCTCGACGACGTGCACCCGCACGCGCGCGGCGCGGCGATCGCGGCGGAGGCTGCGGCGCGCCAGGACCGGTTCTGGGAGATGCACGACGTGCTGTTCGCGAACCAGTCGGCGCTCGAGGCCGCGGATCTGCGTCGCTACGCCGAGCAGATCGGTCTCGACCTCGACCGCTACGACGAGG
- a CDS encoding serine/threonine-protein kinase: MHADDTEHPLAPGALLAGRYRVGERIGSGGTASVHRGRDELLGRDVALKAVTHGASDPAAHERERTEVELLARLSHRALVTVFDAVSARVDGHDSIVVVMELVDGPTLSQRRAEGPIADAELLRMARDLAEALAVVHAAGIVHRDVKPSNILLAPSPLAEHDFDARLADFGIAAVDGGGELTATGAVLGTAAYLSPEQATGGTVGPAADVYALGLVLLETITGEREFAGPAIEALTARMLRDPVMPPALDERWAWLLRGMTAREPAERPTTDEVRELLAALDGVPVQLAAPVESDVATTAVPLADQVEDADSGARTALLPAVGAAALDSDTAPVAVGAASDADAEHLPARRRRRIAVLATVGVVLVAGAVSAGALAIQGLGQQDASPSAPADEADRTTPSPTPSPSASPSPSPTTSPSPSATPSATPTPTTTAPQPQPSTPATTTPAEPAPTTTPPTDPEPTTTPTDPAPSESPAPTETTPADPAPSPSP, from the coding sequence ATGCACGCGGACGACACCGAGCATCCGCTCGCGCCCGGAGCCCTGCTCGCGGGCCGCTACCGGGTCGGCGAGCGCATCGGCTCGGGCGGCACGGCGAGCGTGCACCGCGGCCGCGACGAGCTGCTGGGCCGCGACGTCGCGTTGAAGGCGGTCACGCACGGCGCATCCGACCCCGCCGCGCACGAGCGCGAGCGCACCGAGGTCGAGCTGCTGGCCCGGCTGAGCCATCGCGCGCTCGTCACGGTCTTCGACGCCGTGTCGGCACGCGTCGACGGCCACGACTCGATCGTCGTCGTCATGGAGCTCGTCGACGGGCCGACGCTCTCGCAGCGCCGTGCCGAGGGGCCGATCGCCGACGCCGAGCTGCTGCGCATGGCGCGCGACCTGGCCGAGGCGCTCGCGGTCGTGCACGCCGCGGGCATCGTGCACCGCGACGTGAAGCCGTCGAACATCCTGCTCGCGCCGTCGCCGCTCGCCGAGCACGACTTCGACGCGCGCCTCGCGGACTTCGGCATCGCGGCCGTCGACGGCGGCGGCGAGCTCACGGCCACGGGTGCCGTGCTCGGCACCGCCGCCTACCTGAGCCCCGAGCAGGCGACCGGCGGCACCGTCGGGCCAGCCGCCGACGTCTACGCTCTGGGCCTCGTGCTGCTCGAGACCATCACGGGCGAGCGGGAGTTCGCCGGTCCCGCGATCGAGGCGCTCACGGCACGCATGCTGCGCGATCCCGTCATGCCGCCGGCGCTCGACGAGCGGTGGGCGTGGCTGCTGCGCGGCATGACGGCCCGCGAGCCCGCCGAGCGTCCGACGACCGACGAGGTGCGCGAGCTGCTCGCCGCGCTCGACGGCGTGCCCGTGCAGCTGGCGGCGCCGGTGGAGTCGGACGTCGCGACGACCGCCGTGCCGCTCGCGGACCAGGTCGAGGATGCCGACAGCGGCGCCCGTACCGCGCTGCTGCCCGCCGTCGGTGCGGCCGCCCTCGACTCCGACACGGCACCGGTGGCCGTCGGCGCGGCATCCGACGCCGACGCCGAGCATCTGCCCGCGCGTCGCCGTCGCCGCATCGCCGTGCTCGCCACGGTCGGCGTCGTGCTCGTGGCGGGTGCCGTCAGTGCCGGGGCGCTCGCGATCCAGGGACTCGGGCAGCAGGATGCGTCGCCGTCGGCTCCCGCCGACGAGGCCGACCGCACGACGCCGAGCCCCACGCCGTCGCCGAGCGCGTCTCCGTCACCCTCGCCGACCACGTCGCCGTCGCCGTCGGCGACCCCGTCCGCGACGCCGACGCCCACGACCACGGCGCCCCAGCCGCAGCCGTCGACGCCCGCCACGACGACGCCGGCCGAACCGGCGCCCACGACCACGCCGCCGACCGACCCCGAGCCGACCACGACGCCGACTGACCCCGCGCCGTCGGAGTCGCCCGCGCCGACGGAGACGACGCCCGCCGACCCTGCACCCTCGCCCTCCCCGTAG
- a CDS encoding DUF6652 family protein, whose translation MRWVSLAVQVLFAITLVLGAVVLAAWWSALSGDANALFVQVPAWLLTGMPFGYAAAALLALADAIQAAIRGDVRSLARGAVLAKVSAIPFFLVNFAGAVLIAVVALVRGGPLVAVVVPVMVAGTFCIMLTTSVYGVAALIRLRRDRAIGHGFLWPHLVLHVLFVLDVVSSIVVAMRIRRLVRAERPVDPTVPAEPVSLPVPLPSGLPGAR comes from the coding sequence GTGCGCTGGGTGTCGCTCGCCGTGCAGGTGCTGTTCGCCATCACGCTCGTGCTGGGTGCGGTGGTGCTCGCCGCGTGGTGGTCGGCGCTCTCGGGCGACGCGAACGCCCTGTTCGTGCAGGTGCCTGCGTGGCTGCTCACGGGGATGCCGTTCGGCTACGCCGCCGCGGCCCTCCTCGCGCTCGCGGACGCGATCCAGGCCGCGATCCGCGGCGACGTGCGCAGCCTCGCTCGCGGCGCCGTGCTCGCGAAGGTCTCGGCCATCCCGTTCTTCCTCGTGAACTTCGCGGGCGCGGTGCTCATCGCGGTCGTGGCGCTCGTGCGCGGCGGCCCGCTCGTCGCCGTCGTCGTGCCGGTGATGGTCGCCGGCACCTTCTGCATCATGCTCACGACGTCGGTCTACGGCGTCGCCGCGCTCATCCGCCTCCGGCGCGATCGCGCGATCGGCCACGGCTTCCTCTGGCCGCATCTCGTGCTGCACGTGCTCTTCGTGCTCGACGTCGTGAGCTCGATCGTCGTGGCGATGCGCATCCGCAGGCTCGTGCGGGCGGAGCGCCCGGTCGATCCGACGGTGCCTGCCGAGCCCGTGTCGTTGCCGGTGCCGTTGCCGAGCGGGCTGCCGGGGGCCCGATGA
- the mgrA gene encoding L-glyceraldehyde 3-phosphate reductase — translation MSDDAPRWNPETFELHRPYTAAPDRYAVDRYRQVGTSGLYLPAISLGLWWNFGDNIPFDDQRALLRHAFDRGITHFDLANNYGPPPGTAETNFGRMLREDLGRYRDELIISSKAGYPMWPGPYGSWGSRKYILASAEQSLTRMGIDYVDVFYSHRADPVTPLEETIGALDTLVRQGKALYVGISSYSAERTAEAHAIAERLGTPLVIHQPAYSMLNRWVEDGLTDALRSAGMGAIAFTPLAQGLLTGKYLGDGTAERRMQRGSLSSKPLPDETVAILNAVNDVARERGQSLAQLALQWVLRDDVVTSALIGASRPEQIDENLAALDAPALTADELARIDAAVEGVDVGLKAWQESANR, via the coding sequence GTGAGCGACGACGCCCCCCGCTGGAATCCCGAGACCTTCGAGCTGCACCGCCCCTACACGGCGGCGCCCGACCGCTACGCGGTCGACCGATACCGACAGGTCGGCACGTCCGGCCTCTACCTGCCCGCGATCTCGCTGGGCCTGTGGTGGAACTTCGGCGACAACATCCCGTTCGACGACCAGCGCGCGCTGCTGCGGCACGCGTTCGACCGCGGCATCACGCACTTCGACCTGGCCAACAACTACGGCCCGCCTCCCGGCACCGCCGAGACGAACTTCGGCCGCATGCTGCGCGAGGACCTCGGCCGCTACCGCGACGAGCTCATCATCTCGTCGAAGGCCGGCTACCCCATGTGGCCCGGCCCGTACGGATCGTGGGGCTCGCGCAAGTACATCCTCGCGAGCGCCGAGCAGTCGCTGACCCGCATGGGCATCGACTACGTCGACGTGTTCTACTCGCACCGCGCCGACCCCGTGACGCCGCTCGAGGAGACCATCGGCGCGCTCGACACGCTCGTGCGCCAGGGCAAGGCGCTCTACGTGGGCATCTCGTCGTACTCGGCCGAGCGCACGGCCGAGGCGCACGCGATCGCCGAGCGTCTCGGCACGCCGCTCGTCATCCACCAGCCGGCCTACTCGATGCTGAACCGCTGGGTCGAGGACGGGCTCACGGATGCGCTGCGCTCGGCGGGCATGGGCGCGATCGCGTTCACGCCGCTCGCGCAGGGCCTGCTCACCGGCAAGTACCTCGGCGACGGCACGGCCGAGCGGCGCATGCAGCGCGGCTCGCTGTCGTCGAAGCCGCTGCCCGACGAGACCGTCGCGATCCTCAACGCGGTGAACGACGTCGCGCGGGAGCGCGGCCAGTCGCTCGCGCAGCTCGCGCTGCAGTGGGTGCTGCGCGACGACGTCGTGACGTCGGCGCTCATCGGCGCCTCGCGGCCCGAGCAGATCGACGAGAATCTCGCGGCACTCGACGCGCCCGCGCTCACGGCCGACGAGCTCGCGCGCATCGACGCGGCCGTCGAGGGCGTCGACGTGGGCCTCAAGGCCTGGCAGGAGTCGGCGAACCGCTAG
- a CDS encoding DUF2255 family protein, whose amino-acid sequence MTEAWDAAELRRIDAVDELEIASRRPDGSLSPDVTIWMVAAGGALFVRSAYGVENGWYRRAARRGAGRVSAGGVTRDVAFAPAGESDQDAVDAAYRAKYGARYPSIVGSVVSAASQAATLRVTPPELRFSARCEVTSGRKPQLVSRGGRTTR is encoded by the coding sequence ATGACCGAAGCATGGGATGCCGCCGAGCTGCGCAGGATCGACGCCGTCGACGAGCTCGAGATCGCGTCGCGCCGACCCGACGGGTCGCTGAGCCCCGACGTCACGATCTGGATGGTGGCCGCCGGCGGGGCGCTGTTCGTGCGGTCGGCGTACGGCGTCGAGAACGGCTGGTACCGCCGTGCCGCGCGCCGCGGCGCGGGCCGGGTGTCGGCGGGCGGCGTGACGAGGGACGTCGCGTTCGCGCCGGCCGGCGAGTCGGACCAGGATGCGGTCGACGCCGCCTACCGAGCGAAGTACGGCGCCCGCTACCCGTCGATCGTCGGCTCGGTCGTGTCGGCGGCGTCGCAGGCGGCCACCCTCCGCGTCACCCCCCCAGAGTTGAGGTTTTCGGCCCGATGCGAGGTCACATCGGGCCGAAAACCTCAACTCGTCAGTCGCGGCGGACGTACCACTCGGTGA
- a CDS encoding nuclear transport factor 2 family protein, with protein sequence MTRAEDFVERYVEAWLTEDDDVVRAAFAPDAIYRGYPSDDEPAIGIDAIVRMWHEEADAPGSWTFDWHIVAEEGDVAVIQGVTSYAEGSTYDNLWVVRLDAFGRACDFTEWYVRRD encoded by the coding sequence ATGACGCGGGCCGAGGACTTCGTGGAGCGCTACGTCGAGGCGTGGCTCACCGAGGACGACGACGTCGTGCGCGCCGCGTTCGCGCCCGACGCGATCTACCGCGGCTACCCCTCCGACGACGAGCCGGCGATCGGCATCGACGCGATCGTGCGCATGTGGCACGAGGAGGCGGATGCGCCGGGGTCGTGGACGTTCGACTGGCACATCGTGGCCGAGGAGGGCGACGTCGCGGTGATCCAGGGCGTCACGTCGTACGCCGAGGGCTCGACGTACGACAACCTCTGGGTCGTGCGGCTGGATGCGTTCGGCCGCGCCTGCGACTTCACCGAGTGGTACGTCCGCCGCGACTGA
- a CDS encoding RtcB family protein produces MEKLTNRLLSWASLIEENTLDQARTASSMPFIYPHLALMPDAHLGRGATVGSVIPTLGAIVPAAVGVDIGCGMIAVRTQLVRDDLAGRDLAELRSQIERSIPLSAGHDNRTIRHTAEPRIAELEALAEQAGFDPASYAGRWREQLGSLGSGNHFIEVSVDETDRVWMFLHSGSRGVGNKIAQHHIKVAQRLAKQWWIDLPEPDLAYLVEGTPEFTRYIRELRWAQRFALLNREEMMDRVADQLGRWMGVPIDELERINCHHNFTESEQHFGKRVWVSRKGAIQADAGRMGLIPGSMGTASYVVEGLGNPLSLHSAPHGAGRTRSRAAARREFTREQLQEAMVGIEYRDTDAFIDEIPQAYKPIDQVMADAADLVRVRHTLRQLVNVKGD; encoded by the coding sequence ATGGAGAAGCTCACGAACCGCCTGCTGTCGTGGGCGAGCCTCATCGAGGAGAACACCCTCGACCAGGCCCGCACCGCGTCGAGCATGCCGTTCATCTACCCGCACCTGGCGCTCATGCCGGACGCGCACCTCGGCAGGGGTGCCACGGTCGGATCCGTCATCCCGACGCTCGGGGCCATCGTGCCCGCGGCCGTCGGCGTCGACATCGGCTGCGGCATGATCGCCGTGCGCACCCAGCTCGTGCGCGACGACCTCGCCGGTCGCGACCTCGCGGAGCTGCGTTCGCAGATCGAGCGCAGCATCCCGCTGTCGGCCGGCCACGACAACCGCACGATCCGGCACACGGCCGAGCCGCGGATCGCGGAGCTCGAGGCGCTCGCCGAGCAGGCGGGCTTCGACCCGGCGTCGTACGCGGGCAGGTGGCGTGAGCAGCTCGGGTCGCTCGGCAGCGGCAACCACTTCATCGAGGTCTCGGTCGACGAGACCGACAGGGTGTGGATGTTCCTGCATTCGGGCTCGAGGGGCGTCGGCAACAAGATCGCCCAGCACCACATCAAGGTCGCCCAGCGGCTCGCGAAGCAGTGGTGGATCGACCTGCCCGAGCCCGACCTCGCGTACCTCGTCGAGGGCACGCCGGAGTTCACGAGGTACATCCGCGAGCTGCGGTGGGCGCAGCGGTTCGCGCTGCTCAACCGCGAGGAGATGATGGACCGCGTCGCCGACCAGCTCGGGCGGTGGATGGGGGTGCCGATCGACGAGCTCGAGCGGATCAACTGCCACCACAACTTCACCGAGTCGGAGCAGCACTTCGGCAAGCGCGTGTGGGTGTCGAGGAAGGGCGCCATCCAGGCGGACGCCGGACGGATGGGGCTCATCCCGGGCTCGATGGGCACGGCGTCGTACGTCGTCGAGGGCCTCGGCAACCCGCTGTCGCTGCACTCGGCGCCGCACGGTGCCGGGCGCACGCGGTCGAGGGCGGCGGCGAGGCGCGAGTTCACTCGCGAGCAGCTGCAGGAGGCGATGGTCGGCATCGAGTACCGCGACACCGACGCGTTCATCGACGAGATCCCGCAGGCGTACAAGCCGATCGACCAGGTCATGGCCGACGCGGCGGACCTCGTGCGGGTGCGGCACACGCTGCGCCAGCTCGTGAACGTGAAGGGCGACTGA
- a CDS encoding transketolase family protein — translation MTTLHDPRTTFGAAVTALAERDERVVVLSADSGKSSGFGDFRARHPERYVETGIAEHGATGVAAGLATTGLKPVFCAIAAFVTCRAFEAFRNDVGYMRQDVKVVGRNGGFTYSDLGPTHHSLEDYAIIGAIPGVVVLAPLDAGQIVDASVAMLEHEGPVYMRIGASPLGDLVPRGSFEIGRAYPLRSGNAMTVVTTGYIAAEVVAAVDALRAEGIEIDLIGMPTVSPIDAAAVLESVRRTGRVVTIEEHYPTGGLGARVAEVVAAEAAGRVDIVAVPHVHIGYGPYAELLAKHGLDAASLTTRLRALHEAVSPST, via the coding sequence ATGACCACGCTGCACGACCCCAGGACCACGTTCGGCGCCGCGGTGACCGCGCTCGCCGAGCGCGACGAGCGCGTCGTCGTGCTCTCGGCCGACAGCGGCAAGAGCTCGGGCTTCGGCGACTTCCGCGCCCGGCATCCCGAGCGCTACGTCGAGACCGGCATCGCCGAGCACGGCGCGACGGGCGTCGCCGCCGGCCTCGCCACGACGGGCCTCAAGCCCGTGTTCTGCGCCATCGCGGCGTTCGTGACGTGCCGCGCGTTCGAGGCGTTCCGCAACGACGTCGGCTACATGCGGCAGGACGTCAAGGTCGTGGGCCGCAACGGCGGCTTCACGTACTCGGACCTCGGCCCCACGCACCACTCGCTCGAGGACTACGCGATCATCGGCGCCATCCCGGGCGTCGTGGTGCTCGCGCCGCTCGACGCGGGCCAGATCGTGGATGCATCGGTCGCGATGCTCGAGCACGAGGGGCCGGTCTACATGCGCATCGGCGCGAGCCCGCTCGGCGACCTCGTGCCGCGCGGCTCCTTCGAGATCGGCCGTGCGTACCCGCTGCGCAGCGGGAACGCGATGACGGTCGTGACGACGGGCTACATCGCCGCGGAGGTCGTGGCGGCGGTGGATGCGCTGCGTGCCGAGGGCATCGAGATCGACCTCATCGGCATGCCCACGGTGTCGCCGATCGACGCTGCTGCGGTGCTCGAGAGCGTGCGCCGCACGGGCCGCGTCGTGACCATCGAGGAGCACTACCCGACGGGTGGGCTCGGCGCGCGCGTCGCCGAGGTCGTGGCCGCGGAGGCCGCCGGCCGCGTCGACATCGTGGCCGTGCCGCACGTGCACATCGGCTACGGGCCCTACGCCGAGCTGCTGGCTAAGCACGGCCTCGACGCCGCGAGCCTCACGACGCGCCTGCGCGCCCTGCACGAGGCGGTGTCACCCAGCACTTGA
- a CDS encoding transketolase: MTEADVRTPARSAHPDLELAAARARRNVLRMFESTPAGHLGGAMSAIDIVTALYGRVLRIDPANPLDPARDRFLLSAGHKAMCQYAVLADRGFFDASILDTYGRLDTPLGGHPDMHKLTGVEANTGALGHGLAIAAGIAMGARMQGLPTRVWTLLGDGELPEGSNWEAAAIAAHHGLDGLTAIVDVNGMQISGTTAEVMDMEPIVDKLVAFGWEVQEVDGHDLDELVPALAARSDRPRAVVAHTIKGLGVRSVQGTVAAHYWKPKPDELAAAVADADADVASLSEVLA; this comes from the coding sequence GTGACCGAAGCCGACGTCCGCACGCCCGCGCGCAGCGCGCATCCCGACCTCGAGCTCGCGGCGGCCCGCGCCCGCCGCAACGTGCTGCGCATGTTCGAGTCGACGCCCGCCGGCCACCTCGGCGGCGCGATGTCGGCCATCGACATCGTCACGGCGCTCTACGGCCGCGTGCTGCGCATCGATCCCGCGAACCCGCTCGACCCGGCGCGCGACCGCTTCCTGCTGTCCGCCGGCCACAAGGCCATGTGCCAGTACGCCGTGCTCGCCGACCGCGGCTTCTTCGACGCATCCATCCTCGACACCTACGGCCGCCTCGACACCCCGCTCGGCGGCCACCCCGACATGCACAAGCTCACGGGCGTCGAGGCGAACACGGGCGCGCTGGGCCACGGCCTCGCGATCGCGGCCGGCATCGCGATGGGCGCGCGGATGCAGGGGCTGCCGACGCGCGTGTGGACGCTGCTCGGCGACGGCGAGCTGCCCGAGGGGTCGAACTGGGAGGCTGCGGCGATCGCGGCGCACCACGGGCTCGACGGGCTCACGGCGATCGTCGACGTCAACGGCATGCAGATCTCGGGCACGACGGCCGAGGTCATGGACATGGAGCCGATCGTCGACAAGCTCGTCGCGTTCGGCTGGGAGGTGCAGGAGGTCGACGGGCACGACCTCGACGAGCTCGTCCCCGCGCTCGCGGCGCGCTCGGATCGGCCGCGCGCCGTCGTCGCCCACACGATCAAGGGTCTCGGCGTGCGCTCGGTGCAGGGCACGGTCGCCGCCCACTACTGGAAGCCGAAGCCCGACGAGCTCGCAGCGGCGGTCGCCGATGCCGACGCCGACGTCGCGTCCCTCTCGGAGGTGCTCGCATGA
- a CDS encoding NADP-dependent oxidoreductase encodes MSDAAERASTSRRVVHHRFGGPDVLEIEVVPVPVPTHDEVLVRIEAAGVNPVDWKIFGGGPMFEPYDRHLPSGTGYDFAGTIVEVGADVDQAWRVGDRVLGGLRFHAMADHLVTAPGGLVRVPDGLEVIVAGALNVVGRTAFAAVRAVDVAPGDTVLVSGAAGGVGVLAAQLARRTGARVLGTASPRNHRLLRRLGIEPIAYGDGLVERVRAAAPEGATAAVDAVGHGTVAAALALGVARHRIDTVADPPAVAAHGVLGVGGAAAGAVELAQVAALLAAGELELPIDSVHALGDVQAAYRRSMTGHAVGKIVVDPTLDSPLR; translated from the coding sequence GTGAGCGACGCGGCCGAGCGCGCGTCGACGTCGCGTCGCGTCGTGCACCACCGCTTCGGCGGCCCCGACGTGCTCGAGATCGAGGTCGTGCCGGTGCCGGTGCCCACGCACGACGAGGTGCTCGTGCGCATCGAGGCGGCCGGCGTGAACCCGGTCGACTGGAAGATCTTCGGCGGCGGCCCGATGTTCGAGCCGTACGACCGGCACCTGCCGTCGGGCACGGGCTACGACTTCGCCGGCACGATCGTGGAGGTCGGCGCAGACGTCGACCAGGCGTGGCGCGTGGGGGATCGCGTGCTCGGCGGGCTGCGCTTCCACGCGATGGCCGACCACCTCGTCACGGCTCCCGGCGGGCTCGTGCGCGTGCCCGACGGGCTCGAGGTCATCGTGGCCGGTGCGCTGAACGTCGTGGGACGCACGGCGTTCGCTGCCGTGCGCGCCGTCGACGTCGCGCCCGGCGACACCGTGCTCGTGAGCGGCGCGGCGGGCGGCGTGGGCGTGCTGGCAGCCCAGCTCGCGAGGCGCACGGGTGCCCGCGTGCTCGGCACCGCGAGCCCGAGGAACCACCGGCTGCTGCGTCGGCTCGGCATCGAGCCGATCGCGTACGGCGACGGCCTCGTCGAGCGCGTGCGCGCGGCGGCACCCGAGGGCGCGACGGCCGCGGTGGATGCCGTGGGGCACGGCACGGTCGCCGCAGCCCTGGCGCTCGGCGTCGCCCGCCACCGCATCGACACCGTCGCCGACCCTCCTGCGGTCGCGGCGCACGGCGTGCTCGGCGTCGGCGGCGCCGCCGCAGGCGCCGTGGAGCTCGCGCAGGTCGCGGCGCTGCTCGCGGCAGGCGAGCTCGAGCTGCCGATCGACTCGGTCCACGCGCTCGGCGACGTGCAGGCGGCGTACCGGCGGTCGATGACGGGCCACGCCGTCGGCAAGATCGTGGTCGATCCGACCCTGGACTCTCCGCTGCGCTGA